Proteins encoded together in one Nitrosopumilus sp. window:
- the cysC gene encoding adenylyl-sulfate kinase produces the protein MKPFVLWMTGLPCSGKTTIVKDLQKDIPNLAMLDGDELREWFSPKDFSKAGRDEHNKKVAHLAKLLLKHGVPSAVSLVSPYVENRENAREIINAGDQFAECYVKCSLEKCEERDVKGMYAKARKGEIKGFTGIDDPYESPEKADLVIDTEHEPLSESANKVKEFLKSRNLL, from the coding sequence ATGAAGCCTTTTGTGTTATGGATGACTGGTCTTCCTTGTTCAGGAAAGACTACAATTGTCAAAGATCTTCAAAAAGACATTCCAAATTTGGCCATGCTTGATGGTGATGAACTACGAGAATGGTTCTCCCCAAAAGATTTCTCAAAAGCAGGACGTGATGAACATAACAAAAAAGTTGCTCATTTAGCAAAACTATTACTAAAACACGGAGTCCCAAGTGCAGTATCTCTAGTATCTCCATATGTTGAAAATAGAGAAAATGCTCGAGAAATAATCAATGCTGGTGATCAATTTGCAGAATGTTATGTGAAATGTTCACTTGAAAAATGTGAAGAACGGGATGTTAAAGGAATGTATGCCAAGGCTAGAAAAGGAGAAATCAAAGGATTTACAGGAATCGATGATCCTTACGAGTCTCCAGAAAAAGCAGATCTAGTAATTGATACAGAACATGAACCATTATCAGAAAGTGCAAACAAAGTAAAAGAATTCCTCAAAAGTAGAAATCTTCTATAA
- a CDS encoding 3'(2'),5'-bisphosphate nucleotidase CysQ, with protein sequence MKNLPISDKFSELDIAIEAATRAGDAILEIYKEEFDSKIKSDNSPITKADIKSNEIIKKILSQTQYEILSEEDDDNQSRLGKEMIWIVDPLDGTSDFIDRTGEFTVMIALVKNKKPILGVINWPTEKTLFIAQKGKGAFRYSNREWQKIQVSKVADLTKCKAVGSRHHLSDKEKLFIKELGINYFTSVGSSLKVGKISSGEADVYITTTDKMKEWDSAASYCIINEAGGKMTDILGNDLTYNNKEVHHLNGIIVTNGLLHNKIIEEFKKL encoded by the coding sequence TTGAAAAATCTACCAATTTCAGATAAGTTTTCTGAATTAGATATTGCAATTGAAGCTGCAACTAGGGCAGGAGATGCAATTTTAGAGATTTACAAAGAAGAATTTGATTCTAAAATAAAGAGCGATAATTCGCCAATAACTAAAGCAGATATCAAAAGCAATGAGATTATAAAAAAAATTCTATCACAGACACAATATGAAATATTATCAGAAGAAGATGATGATAACCAATCCAGATTAGGAAAGGAAATGATTTGGATAGTTGATCCTCTTGATGGAACTTCTGATTTTATTGACAGGACAGGAGAATTTACTGTCATGATTGCTTTGGTGAAAAATAAAAAACCAATTCTCGGAGTAATTAACTGGCCAACTGAAAAGACTTTGTTTATTGCACAAAAAGGAAAAGGGGCATTTAGATATTCAAATAGAGAATGGCAAAAGATACAAGTTTCTAAAGTTGCAGATCTCACAAAGTGTAAAGCAGTAGGATCCAGGCATCATTTATCGGACAAAGAAAAATTGTTTATCAAAGAATTAGGCATTAATTATTTTACAAGTGTTGGCAGTTCTCTAAAAGTAGGAAAAATTAGTTCGGGAGAAGCTGATGTCTATATTACTACAACAGATAAAATGAAAGAGTGGGATTCAGCTGCCTCCTATTGTATTATTAATGAGGCAGGTGGAAAAATGACAGATATCTTAGGAAATGATCTTACCTACAATAACAAAGAAGTTCATCACCTAAATGGAATTATAGTTACAAATGGATTATTGCATAATAAAATAATTGAAGAATTTAAAAAATTATAG
- a CDS encoding hemerythrin domain-containing protein produces MSATDTLREDHKQIKRLDQVIIKCYTELYAGKDIPLDDIDKITLVIEEFLDSIHYSREEDSYFPCVASYDHLKQEIRGLLIEHEFSRRIALQIKRYLKLWKEGQDSREAVARYLKTYSVYLMDHMSKEENFFDKAESEIISKEEEFEMYEQFKSVMTISKKMEDMIKEIEDLENKSWCKN; encoded by the coding sequence TTGAGTGCAACTGATACTTTACGAGAAGATCATAAACAGATTAAACGATTAGATCAAGTTATCATTAAATGCTATACTGAACTATATGCAGGAAAAGATATTCCTCTTGATGACATTGATAAAATCACATTAGTTATAGAAGAATTCTTAGATTCTATTCATTATTCTAGAGAAGAAGATTCATATTTTCCTTGTGTTGCTAGCTATGATCATCTAAAACAAGAGATTCGAGGATTGTTAATTGAACACGAATTCTCTAGAAGAATTGCACTACAAATAAAGCGATATCTCAAATTATGGAAAGAAGGACAGGATTCAAGGGAGGCTGTTGCAAGATATCTGAAAACATACTCTGTTTATCTTATGGATCACATGTCAAAAGAGGAAAACTTTTTTGATAAAGCTGAATCTGAAATAATTTCTAAAGAAGAAGAATTTGAAATGTATGAGCAATTCAAGTCAGTTATGACCATATCAAAAAAAATGGAAGATATGATTAAAGAGATTGAAGATTTGGAAAATAAATCTTGGTGTAAAAATTAG
- a CDS encoding SDR family NAD(P)-dependent oxidoreductase: MSLSGKVALVTGGSRGIGFAIAKKFSENGATVIITSKDSDRIKKSALEISNAVGIPADIKNKNDVKNVIEKILEKFGRLDILVNNAGIFPMIKPVHEIDEDDWNEVLDVNLTGQFRFTKEAIPHLQKTNGSIVNISSDAGLKAYQGFNADAYSASKAALILLTKCWALEYAKDKIRVNCICPGVVDTDMTTPFLKTQKDKEFMDNEHPIGRIGKPEEIAAAALYFVSDEASWTTGAILTVDGGESIK; encoded by the coding sequence GGATTTGCAATTGCAAAAAAATTCTCAGAAAATGGAGCTACTGTGATTATTACATCAAAAGACTCTGATAGGATAAAAAAATCTGCTTTAGAAATTTCTAATGCAGTAGGAATTCCTGCCGATATCAAAAATAAAAACGACGTGAAAAATGTCATTGAAAAGATTTTAGAAAAATTTGGAAGATTAGATATTCTTGTAAATAATGCAGGGATTTTTCCAATGATAAAACCAGTTCACGAGATAGATGAAGATGATTGGAATGAAGTTTTGGATGTGAATCTAACCGGACAGTTTAGATTTACAAAAGAGGCAATTCCTCATTTGCAGAAAACAAACGGATCTATTGTTAACATATCATCAGATGCTGGATTAAAAGCATATCAGGGTTTTAATGCAGATGCTTATTCTGCATCAAAAGCAGCATTAATCTTACTAACTAAATGTTGGGCTTTGGAATATGCTAAAGACAAGATTCGAGTAAATTGTATTTGTCCAGGTGTTGTAGATACTGATATGACAACTCCATTTTTGAAGACTCAAAAAGATAAAGAATTCATGGATAATGAACATCCAATAGGGCGAATTGGCAAGCCTGAAGAAATTGCTGCAGCTGCACTTTATTTTGTATCAGATGAAGCATCATGGACTACAGGTGCAATTTTAACTGTAGACGGTGGAGAATCAATAAAATGA